The proteins below are encoded in one region of Ostrea edulis chromosome 3, xbOstEdul1.1, whole genome shotgun sequence:
- the LOC125665845 gene encoding uncharacterized protein LOC125665845 → MEKTCMAWFSIKYIDGSAVRKVFARSEDTQLAGEFVVQGYVGEMRHLVKIEGFKTDPDEANSRQSENAMQIPNDMPMHTVAAFGVRYLVVYYENNAKAVPEPTKRNAFDVLRDVNRVYDWLPPPKRTPSNNKDKLYNDVLQKCMDTFQVGFRRQQQDIGSKIINTLVETLWFIDPFLDKMKERSCKIPDELYFCGYRDLKKCHKKYVGVQMKEPELKASLDALAEVLMYPWWTNPRFQVFYKCVNGLYKALEKYHKFLANQQERTNQNHASPTPVRSLNDNWSLKSIEGNPGQSVPTDCKSLISKLETLDTYEAVPLDNFEPSEVSDRRKWRMKIESVLPFPVSLFSISFGNYIGNSLFLWKIPCANERSAEKELEVVTHIKDKMPVFSTRAIRKEFFERYPNLKPYELRNMFFKLTNFEYCAENQTTAAVDERFLKFILSSDDEDLIVDLRKNNGRPCDPKLQPFWDELAKLLEEVSTVDDRRQHSTSYLPFAISIDDLREQVKARLPPGDPTPSNSWIRLNFMPSNPMAKTAANYTGRFNVKYAVQQRLLRAQHDDASFALHQFYMLKDMAVQYREFAHIQCLDDKAIVPIGEPYRPVSTGVRAHHQGLTISNSKGLLCLDHDYSIAGMVPSVCFQVSIPENSRDSFHSGTLHITLKDKVFQSSTPFRHGMETINILREFHSHDDVNLDKPILFRYTDGGPDHRTTFRSVQVAALLEFMSLDLDLLVCVRTAPNQSYNNPAERMMSILNIALQNTALCRTAMSEGRELQAKRLTSLASIRRYAEKNPDFKTDYIDSIQEPITIISERFQKLKLKGKPAHVHSAATDGEIKDLLEIIHVLDQDYKTEDISNFEKSRMVHAFMKSHARFRQYSFQPKFATMLSAMTVEKDGLCILLQN, encoded by the exons ATGGAGAAAACGTGTATGGCCTGGTTTAGTATTAAATATATCGACGGGAGTGCCGTTCGGAAAGTTTTCGCTCGATCGGAGGACACCCAACTTGCTGGGGAATTTGTTGTTCAGGGGTATGTTGGTGAGATGAGGCATTTGGTGAAAATTGAGGGTTTTAAGACTGACCCAGATGAAGCAAATTCAAGGCAGAGTGAAAATGCGATGCAAATACCGAACGACATGCCAATGCATACTGTCGCTGCATTTGGGGTGCGATACTTAGTGGTATACTATGAAAACAACGCCAAGGCAGTTCCCGAACCAACTAAACGAAATGCTTTTGATGTGCTCCGTGATGTAAACAGAGTTTATGACTGGCTGCCCCCACCCAA AAGGACACCATCAAACAATAAGGACAAGCTCTATAATGATGTTCTTCAGAAATGTATGGATACCTTTCAAGTTGGTTTTCGTAGACAACAGCAGGATATTGGATCAAAGATCATCAACACTCTAGTGGAAACTCTTTGGTTTATTGACCCTTTTCTTGACAAAATGAAGGAAAGATCCTGCAAGATCCCAGACGAGCTCTACTTTTGTGGATACAGAGATTTGAAAAAGtgtcataaaaaatatgttggtGTACAG ATGAAAGAGCCAGAACTTAAGGCCAGTCTAGATGCCTTAGCAGAGGTACTGATGTATCCATGGTGGACGAATCCTCGCTTTCAAGTATTTTACAAATGTGTGAATGGTCTGTACAAGGCATTGGAGAAATACCATAAATTTCTAGCAAATCAGCAGGAGCGTACCAACCAAAACCATGCATCCCCTACACCTGTTAGATCTCTCAACGACAATTGGTCCTTAAAGTCTATAGAGG GTAATCCAGGTCAGTCTGTACCAACTGACTGTAAATCCCTTATTTCAAAACTTGAAACCTTGGATACTTACGAAGCAGTCCCATTAGACAATTTTGAACCTAGTGAGGTGAGTGATAGGCGCAAATGGAGAATGAAGATAGAGAGCGTGTTACCATTTCCAGTATCATTGTTTTCAATCAGTTTTGGGAACTACATTGGCAATTCACTTTTTTTATGGAAAATACCATGTGCAAATGAAAGAAGTGCTGAAAAAGAACTTGAAGTAGTGACTCACATTAAGGACAAAATGCCTGTGTTTTCTACCAGAGCAATAAGGAAAGAGTTTTTTGAAAGATATCCGAATCTGAAACCATATGAACTGAGAAATATGTTCTTCAAGCTTACAAATTTTGAATACTGTGCAGAGAATCAAACCACTGCAGCTGTTGATGAACGATTCTTGAAGTTTATTTTATCTAGTGATGATGAAGACTTAATAGTGGACCTTAGGAAAAACAATGGCCGTCCTTGTGACCCGAAGCTACAACCATTTTGGGATGAACTTGCCAAGTTACTGGAGGAGGTTTCAACAGTGGATGATCGCCGCCAGCATTCAACATCCTATCTTCCATTTGCAATTTCTATTGATGATTTACGAGAACAAGTGAAAGCAAGACTTCCTCCAGGTGATCCGACTCCTTCAAATTCCTGGATCAGACTGAATTTCATGCCATCTAACCCAATGGCTAAAACGGCAGCAAACTACACCGGCAGATTCAATGTTAAATATGCTGTACAGCAACGATTGCTGCGTGCACAACATGATGATGCATCCTTTGCCTTACATCAGTTCTACATGTTGAAAGACATGGCCGTCCAGTACAGGGAATTTGCTCACATACAGTGTCTTGATGATAAAGCAATCGTACCCATAGGTGAACCATACCGACCTGTTTCCACTGGTGTTAGGGCACATCATCAAGGACTGACAATTAGCAATAGCAAAGGCCTACTTTGTCTCGATCACGATTACAGCATTGCTGGGATGGTACCTTCAGTGTGCTTTCAAGTGTCTATTCCTGAAAATTCCAGAGATTCATTTCATTCAGGAACCTTACATATTACACTGAAAGACAAGGTATTCCAGAGCTCCACTCCATTTAGGCATGGTATGGAAACCATCAACATTTTGCGGGAGTTTCATAGTCATGATGATGTGAATTTGGATAAGCCAATACTCTTCCGTTATACAGATGGTGGTCCTGACCACAGGACAACATTTCGCTCTGTTCAAGTTGCTGCTTTGCTGGAATTTATGAGTTTGGATTTAGACTTGCTAGTCTGTGTTAGAACAGCCCCAAACCAAAGCTATAATAATCCTGCAGAGAGGATGATGTCAATTTTGAATATTGCATTGCAGAATACCGCCCTTTGTCGTACAGCCATGTCTGAGGGAAGAGAGCTACAAGCAAAGCGATTGACATCACTTGCTTCCATACGAAGATATGCTGAGAAAAATCcagatttcaaaactgactatATAGATTCTATTCAGGAGCCTATCACTATTATTTCTGAACGATTTCAGAAACTTAAACTAAAAGGAAAACCTGCTCATGTGCACAGTGCAGCAACAGATGGAGAAATCAAAGATCTGCTTGAAATTATTCATGTGCTCGATCAAGACTACAAAACAGAAgatatttcaaactttgaaaAATCTAGGATGGTTCATGCATTCATGAAGTCACATGCAAGGTTTCGCCAGTATTCCTTTCAG CCAAAGTTCGCAACTATGTTGTCTGCCATGACTGTGGAAAAAGACGGGTTGTGTATTCTGCTGCAAAACTAA